A region of Clostridium acetobutylicum ATCC 824 DNA encodes the following proteins:
- a CDS encoding DUF1648 domain-containing protein gives MNDGRMLGLFTFIIMIISIISQIIALSASQRNIYLGIRIPQEEINNTKIKAIGKRYIWSNLLLGIPIAALLSYCVYKINNDILYLAAIILFMAISFLLYYYYNRKILKIKKEEGWLKTKKQEIVIDTSFAKRKSERMVAGSRWFLLSLIFIVICLIVNVKQYPNIPYRYPTHWDINGRPNAYSLKSYMTIFSMPINQLILIAVMFFSYKITFWSKNELDGRNPKDSGERNIKFRNVWAIYAIVVNFFLQIIFLIQDFQIMHIVNTNPKFIIIAVITMTIVVICSSLIISIKVGQGGSRLKTRGNKSEFGINMRDDDKYWRLGNLFYCNKNDPSIFVQKRFGIGWTVNVGNKFGVLFYVLIIVFLIICIAISR, from the coding sequence ATGAATGATGGAAGAATGTTAGGTTTATTTACTTTTATTATAATGATTATCAGTATAATATCTCAAATAATAGCATTAAGTGCATCTCAACGAAATATATATTTGGGAATCAGAATTCCACAAGAAGAAATAAATAATACAAAAATAAAGGCAATCGGGAAAAGATACATATGGTCTAATCTTCTTTTGGGAATACCAATTGCAGCTTTACTCTCTTACTGTGTGTATAAAATTAATAATGATATTTTATATTTAGCAGCTATAATTTTATTTATGGCAATAAGTTTTTTGCTTTACTATTATTATAATAGAAAGATTTTAAAAATAAAAAAAGAAGAAGGTTGGCTAAAAACTAAGAAGCAGGAAATAGTTATTGATACATCCTTTGCCAAAAGAAAAAGTGAAAGAATGGTTGCAGGAAGCAGATGGTTTTTATTATCGCTAATATTTATTGTTATATGCTTGATTGTTAACGTTAAGCAATATCCCAATATTCCATATAGGTATCCAACTCATTGGGATATTAACGGAAGACCAAATGCATACTCACTTAAATCTTATATGACTATTTTTTCTATGCCTATTAATCAGCTTATTTTAATTGCAGTTATGTTTTTTTCTTATAAAATAACGTTTTGGAGTAAGAACGAATTGGATGGAAGAAATCCAAAGGATTCAGGAGAAAGAAATATAAAATTCAGAAATGTGTGGGCTATATATGCAATAGTAGTTAATTTTTTCCTCCAAATCATATTTTTAATTCAAGATTTTCAAATAATGCATATAGTTAATACAAATCCTAAATTTATAATTATTGCAGTCATAACAATGACTATTGTAGTAATCTGTTCGTCTCTAATTATATCAATAAAGGTTGGACAAGGAGGAAGTAGACTTAAGACAAGAGGGAATAAGTCTGAATTTGGAATCAACATGAGAGATGACGATAAGTATTGGAGGTTAGGAAATCTATTCTATTGTAATAAAAATGATCCATCAATTTTTGTTCAAAAGAGATTTGGAATTGGATGGACTGTAAATGTAGGAAACAAGTTTGGAGTGCTTTTTTATGTGCTAATAATTGTTTTTCTTATAATATGTATTGCTATATCTAGGTGA
- a CDS encoding WG repeat-containing protein, with product MMDSKFEINKLQEQLKRDPFEKYEEYEIRIRNVKSVIVGKGTLEEESYDKDYGFCYIKIEWYGINSVEKVKSEYFFCMISKRNLNGDVDFNNKYDVSCKFVSIGEKVYIDNESLNISINGENYKIYCVNLYRQAFESNEEFKTRITNIKHIPIGRVKFNKNNYDIKTYSGIVGNEWNVIKEVRIPKIYSLFTAIDNVAIKEICKVDVEYVLYGKLMLIDKAISIDMGSLFIMINNKSVPIYSICLNSMYFYDVNKFKNNIEHISMISAGKVRMNPSKYDFESSTFLVDVIWKKWAAPFVNDLCSFSISISKEDASILYKGGGVYDVYINFEIQEDKISVDSINVITFSKNIKLEYEVQSSESVSQVIDNGVQIQNDLNQDMNMEFNLMRYISDKGKYGYMDSSKRKILIEPKYDYIGSFYEGLARVNINGSWGFINLNGDIVIEPKFSMVKDFHDGLAAFSLKKFGTKRWGYVNLSGKIVIEAKYSEAGDFYNGVASVRLQGIFASKKNIYISSDGKIVNYKQMLSVK from the coding sequence ATGATGGATAGTAAATTTGAAATTAATAAGCTTCAAGAACAGCTTAAAAGAGATCCCTTTGAAAAGTATGAAGAATATGAAATACGCATAAGAAATGTAAAGTCTGTAATTGTAGGAAAGGGAACTCTTGAAGAGGAGAGCTACGATAAAGATTATGGGTTTTGCTATATAAAAATTGAGTGGTATGGAATTAATTCAGTGGAAAAGGTAAAAAGCGAATATTTTTTTTGTATGATAAGCAAAAGGAATTTAAATGGAGATGTTGATTTTAATAACAAATATGACGTGAGTTGTAAATTTGTATCCATAGGTGAAAAGGTATATATTGATAATGAAAGTTTAAATATAAGTATTAATGGAGAAAATTATAAGATATATTGTGTAAATCTTTATAGACAAGCTTTTGAAAGTAATGAGGAGTTTAAAACTAGAATAACAAATATAAAGCATATACCAATTGGAAGAGTAAAATTTAATAAAAATAATTACGATATAAAAACATACTCGGGTATAGTTGGAAATGAATGGAATGTAATAAAGGAAGTAAGGATACCTAAAATATACAGTCTTTTTACAGCTATCGATAATGTGGCTATAAAGGAAATATGTAAAGTAGATGTTGAATATGTTTTGTATGGGAAGCTTATGTTAATAGATAAAGCTATAAGTATAGATATGGGAAGTTTATTTATAATGATTAACAATAAGTCTGTTCCCATATATTCAATTTGCCTTAATAGTATGTATTTTTATGATGTAAACAAGTTTAAAAACAATATTGAGCATATATCTATGATAAGTGCAGGGAAGGTAAGAATGAATCCATCTAAGTATGATTTTGAAAGTAGTACTTTTCTTGTAGATGTAATATGGAAAAAGTGGGCTGCTCCTTTTGTAAATGACTTATGTTCATTTTCTATAAGCATATCAAAAGAAGATGCAAGTATTCTTTACAAAGGAGGGGGCGTATATGATGTTTATATAAACTTTGAAATCCAGGAAGATAAAATTTCTGTAGATAGCATTAATGTTATTACCTTTAGTAAAAATATAAAACTTGAATATGAAGTTCAAAGTAGTGAAAGTGTTTCACAAGTGATAGATAATGGAGTACAGATACAAAATGATTTAAATCAAGATATGAATATGGAATTTAATTTGATGAGATATATAAGTGATAAAGGTAAGTATGGATATATGGATAGTTCAAAGAGAAAGATTTTAATAGAACCTAAGTATGATTATATAGGAAGCTTTTATGAGGGCCTTGCGAGGGTCAATATAAATGGTAGTTGGGGGTTTATAAATTTAAATGGTGATATTGTTATAGAACCTAAATTTAGTATGGTAAAAGATTTTCATGATGGACTTGCAGCCTTTAGTTTGAAAAAATTTGGCACAAAGAGGTGGGGATATGTTAATTTAAGTGGTAAAATTGTAATTGAGGCTAAGTATTCAGAAGCTGGAGATTTTTACAATGGGGTTGCAAGTGTTAGACTTCAAGGGATTTTTGCTTCTAAAAAGAATATATATATAAGCAGTGATGGTAAAATAGTTAATTACAAACAAATGCTTAGTGTTAAATAA
- the ftsH gene encoding ATP-dependent zinc metalloprotease FtsH, giving the protein MFDNKDFKDNKYKYAIFYTLGAIIFVLLVNYAASSIRTEEITYNKFLDLLNAKKVSQVNISDEKIMIVPKENAGFHKKILYTGRIEDPDLKTELKKSGAEIKPEIKNDDPIKNFLITWILPIILLAFFGKILFGKLDKKFGNGVMSFGKNNAKLYAESETGKTFEDVAGQEEAKESLVEIVDFLHNPNKYAEIGAKLPKGALLVGPPGTGKTLLAKAVAGEAKVPFFSMSGSDFVEMFVGMGAARVRDLFEQAQEKAPCIIFIDEIDAIGKSRENTLGGSNDEREQTLNQLLAEMDGFDSSKGVVILAATNRPEILDKALLRPGRFDRRVIVDRPDLKGREAILKVHAKDVKMSEDISLEEIAKATSGAVGADLANIVNEAALLAVKNGRNKVYQEDLDKAVEFIIAGKEKKDKILSDKDKKTVAYHEVGHALVAALLKHTNPVHKITIVPTTMGALGYTMQLPEEEKYLVTKDEMMDEISVLLGGRSSEEVVFGTISTGASNDIEKATQTARNMVTIYGMTDKFDMMALQSQGSRYLDGTPAKNCSNEVEYEADKEVLRIIKEAHNKAKDILKANRELLDSIAEILLVKETLTGSEFMKIVKESSAWKEMNEIQMEKLTD; this is encoded by the coding sequence ATGTTTGATAATAAAGATTTCAAAGATAACAAGTATAAGTATGCTATTTTTTATACACTAGGGGCAATAATTTTTGTCCTATTGGTTAATTATGCAGCATCCTCAATAAGAACTGAAGAAATAACATATAATAAATTTCTCGATTTATTAAATGCAAAAAAAGTTTCACAGGTTAATATTTCAGATGAAAAGATAATGATAGTGCCAAAAGAGAATGCTGGCTTTCATAAAAAGATTCTATATACAGGTAGAATAGAAGATCCGGATTTAAAAACTGAGCTTAAGAAATCAGGAGCAGAAATAAAGCCAGAGATAAAAAATGATGATCCAATAAAGAATTTTTTAATCACATGGATTTTGCCGATAATACTTCTTGCTTTCTTTGGTAAGATTTTATTTGGAAAACTGGATAAAAAGTTTGGTAATGGAGTTATGTCTTTTGGTAAGAATAATGCTAAATTATATGCAGAAAGTGAAACAGGAAAAACCTTTGAAGATGTTGCTGGACAGGAAGAAGCAAAAGAGTCTCTTGTGGAAATTGTAGATTTTCTACATAATCCTAATAAATATGCAGAAATAGGAGCTAAACTTCCTAAGGGAGCACTTTTAGTTGGTCCGCCAGGTACAGGAAAAACTCTTTTAGCAAAGGCTGTAGCTGGAGAGGCCAAAGTACCATTTTTTTCAATGTCAGGTTCTGATTTTGTTGAAATGTTTGTTGGAATGGGAGCTGCAAGGGTTAGAGATTTATTTGAGCAAGCTCAAGAAAAGGCACCTTGTATAATATTTATAGATGAAATAGACGCCATAGGTAAGAGTAGAGAAAATACACTTGGAGGCTCTAATGATGAGAGAGAGCAAACTTTAAATCAGCTTTTAGCAGAAATGGATGGTTTTGATTCGTCAAAGGGAGTTGTTATTTTAGCTGCAACTAATAGACCAGAGATTTTAGATAAGGCACTTTTAAGGCCTGGAAGATTTGATAGAAGAGTTATAGTAGATAGACCTGATTTAAAAGGTAGGGAGGCTATACTTAAAGTTCATGCTAAAGATGTTAAGATGTCAGAGGATATATCTCTTGAAGAAATAGCAAAAGCAACCTCAGGTGCTGTTGGAGCTGATCTTGCAAATATAGTAAATGAAGCTGCACTTTTAGCTGTAAAGAATGGAAGGAATAAGGTTTATCAGGAAGATCTAGATAAGGCAGTTGAATTTATAATTGCAGGAAAAGAAAAGAAAGATAAGATATTGTCAGATAAAGACAAGAAGACAGTTGCATATCATGAAGTTGGTCATGCGTTAGTAGCGGCTCTTTTAAAACATACTAATCCGGTACATAAAATAACTATTGTGCCTACAACTATGGGAGCATTGGGATATACTATGCAGCTTCCAGAAGAAGAAAAATATCTTGTAACTAAAGATGAAATGATGGATGAGATATCTGTTCTACTTGGAGGAAGGTCCTCAGAGGAAGTTGTTTTTGGAACTATTTCAACGGGAGCATCAAATGATATAGAAAAAGCCACACAAACTGCTAGAAATATGGTTACAATATATGGAATGACTGATAAGTTTGATATGATGGCACTTCAGTCTCAAGGAAGTAGATATTTAGATGGAACTCCTGCTAAAAATTGTAGCAATGAAGTTGAGTATGAAGCAGATAAAGAGGTATTAAGAATTATAAAAGAAGCACATAATAAAGCAAAGGATATTTTAAAGGCGAATAGAGAGCTTCTTGATAGTATTGCAGAAATTCTTCTTGTGAAAGAAACATTAACTGGCAGCGAATTTATGAAAATTGTAAAGGAGAGCTCAGCATGGAAAGAGATGAACGAAATACAGATGGAGAAGTTAACAGATTAA
- a CDS encoding HelD family protein: MERDERNTDGEVNRLIEEKNKAEELESEALKLKGVIEIINREIIQYINKKKEISQYIIEEREKTLEDYADDEDKIIEYFDHERYVKEETFSIIYKRLKELNILLSSPYFGKIDFEEEGLGEEKIYIGRFGVTPSGGYEPLVVDWRAPIASLFYTPELGQTRYKAPAGDVTVNVKGKRQYIIKKGKLEGFFDSEVDVKDEILQMVLSKNTGDKLRDIVMTIQSEQDNIIRQERNKISVVNGVAGSGKTTIALHRVAFLLYNYRTILQDKILILGPNPVFMEYIKNVLPSLGEENVRQETFVDFALDILPLDTYDIMSTRDYMEKILMEDEEFIQDVKRKTSDNYITALDNLVSEIERQYKDNMQDVFYGDIRAVSRGEIVELFTEYYEYMPLFRRNKKIRRIIFSKLKDIRDEKIRQIQKEYEEAVKNSTSEELNLQGNKLMFQRKLKIRETLRRLMEAKRSLTWLDNIDVLEIYKRLNGDKIYTIDDVAPLMYIKIRLDGVKLEREVKHVVIDEAQDYSKLQFIVIKKLTNCLGMTIVGDSNQRLIPKFDEKIAMERMDTIFEDMDFEMFKLDKSYRSTKEIMEYANRFLNDTSIIPMVRSGEKVQSLSISSEDEFVDRVTYAIDDMKKEGIETIGVICENMHDTKYFGELLKSKKYINIIEKENQIYTGGETVMPSYFAKGLEFDGVILVSRENKENKDRVLYVMATRALHKLYDFHIEF; encoded by the coding sequence ATGGAAAGAGATGAACGAAATACAGATGGAGAAGTTAACAGATTAATTGAGGAAAAAAATAAGGCCGAGGAACTTGAAAGTGAAGCTTTAAAATTAAAAGGCGTTATTGAGATTATAAATAGGGAAATAATTCAGTATATAAATAAGAAAAAAGAAATCTCACAGTATATAATTGAAGAAAGAGAAAAGACTCTTGAAGATTACGCAGATGATGAAGATAAGATAATAGAATATTTTGATCATGAAAGATATGTTAAGGAAGAAACCTTTAGTATCATATATAAAAGACTTAAAGAATTAAATATCTTATTATCCTCACCTTACTTTGGAAAGATTGACTTTGAAGAGGAGGGTTTAGGAGAAGAAAAAATATATATAGGTAGATTTGGAGTTACACCAAGCGGAGGGTATGAACCTTTAGTAGTTGACTGGAGAGCACCTATAGCTTCTCTCTTTTATACTCCTGAATTAGGGCAAACTAGATATAAAGCTCCAGCTGGAGACGTAACTGTAAATGTAAAAGGTAAGAGGCAATATATAATAAAAAAAGGTAAACTTGAAGGATTTTTTGATTCGGAAGTTGATGTAAAAGATGAAATACTTCAAATGGTTTTAAGTAAAAATACAGGAGATAAACTCCGCGATATTGTAATGACAATACAATCTGAGCAGGACAATATTATAAGGCAGGAAAGAAATAAAATATCAGTAGTAAATGGAGTTGCTGGAAGTGGTAAGACAACTATAGCACTTCATAGAGTTGCGTTCCTTTTGTATAATTACAGAACCATACTTCAAGATAAAATTTTAATTTTAGGACCTAATCCAGTTTTTATGGAATACATAAAAAATGTACTCCCAAGTCTTGGAGAAGAAAATGTAAGACAGGAGACTTTTGTTGATTTTGCACTTGATATACTTCCACTTGATACTTACGATATTATGAGTACTAGAGATTATATGGAAAAAATTCTTATGGAAGATGAAGAATTTATACAGGATGTTAAGCGTAAAACTTCTGATAACTATATAACTGCACTTGATAATCTTGTTTCTGAGATAGAAAGACAATATAAGGATAATATGCAGGATGTGTTTTATGGAGATATAAGAGCAGTTAGCAGAGGAGAAATAGTAGAGCTTTTTACTGAATACTATGAATATATGCCTCTTTTTAGAAGAAATAAAAAAATAAGAAGAATAATTTTTAGTAAGCTTAAAGACATAAGAGATGAGAAGATTAGGCAAATACAAAAGGAATATGAAGAGGCAGTTAAGAACAGTACTTCTGAAGAACTAAATTTGCAGGGAAATAAGCTTATGTTTCAGAGAAAGCTTAAAATACGTGAAACTCTAAGGCGACTTATGGAGGCTAAGAGATCTCTTACATGGCTTGATAACATTGATGTACTTGAAATTTATAAAAGGCTTAACGGTGACAAAATATATACTATAGATGACGTAGCACCGCTTATGTATATTAAAATAAGGTTAGATGGAGTAAAACTTGAACGTGAGGTAAAGCATGTAGTTATAGATGAGGCACAGGATTATAGTAAACTGCAGTTTATTGTGATAAAGAAACTTACAAATTGTCTTGGCATGACTATTGTTGGAGATTCAAATCAAAGATTGATTCCAAAATTTGATGAAAAAATTGCTATGGAAAGAATGGATACTATCTTTGAAGATATGGATTTTGAAATGTTTAAGCTTGACAAAAGCTATAGATCAACTAAGGAAATAATGGAATACGCCAATAGATTTTTAAATGACACGAGTATAATTCCAATGGTTAGAAGTGGTGAGAAGGTTCAAAGTTTATCCATTAGCAGTGAAGATGAATTTGTAGATAGGGTTACTTATGCCATTGACGATATGAAAAAAGAAGGAATTGAAACAATAGGTGTAATATGTGAAAATATGCATGACACTAAATATTTCGGTGAACTACTAAAAAGCAAAAAGTATATAAATATAATAGAAAAAGAAAATCAAATTTATACAGGTGGAGAGACAGTTATGCCTTCTTATTTTGCTAAAGGATTAGAGTTCGATGGTGTAATTCTTGTAAGTAGAGAAAATAAAGAGAATAAAGATAGGGTTTTATATGTTATGGCTACTAGAGCTCTTCATAAATTGTATGATTTTCATATAGAGTTTTAA
- a CDS encoding FMN-dependent NADH-azoreductase translates to MKKLLYISVNTKPEGMSASKTVGREFVDRFVQNYPEYQLIEHDICNEYIPELDHRFLNDNGDIVSGNDYNLLSDNDKKIVDRINDLCNEFVSADVYVIAYPMWSSLFPPRLKMYIDCIVQNGKTIKISEDESSGLLSDKERSVLCIQSSGGVYPKIISWKINHGINYLHDIFRHLGIKKFEKLLVEGVDVQDIGKEKAVEKAFDEIDELIDKMQVRDFVKQ, encoded by the coding sequence ATGAAAAAGTTACTATATATTTCTGTGAATACAAAACCGGAAGGAATGTCCGCAAGTAAAACTGTAGGAAGAGAGTTTGTGGATAGATTTGTACAGAATTATCCAGAGTATCAGCTTATAGAACATGATATATGTAATGAATATATCCCCGAGCTAGATCATAGATTTTTAAATGATAATGGAGATATTGTATCAGGAAATGACTACAATTTATTAAGTGACAATGACAAAAAAATAGTGGATAGGATAAATGATCTTTGCAATGAATTTGTAAGTGCAGATGTATATGTAATTGCATATCCAATGTGGAGCTCTCTTTTTCCTCCAAGGCTTAAAATGTACATTGATTGTATTGTGCAAAATGGTAAGACTATAAAAATTTCAGAAGATGAATCTAGTGGACTCTTAAGCGATAAGGAGAGAAGTGTTCTTTGTATACAATCTTCTGGAGGTGTATATCCTAAGATAATTTCATGGAAAATAAATCATGGAATTAATTATCTTCATGATATTTTTAGACATTTAGGAATAAAAAAATTCGAAAAGCTTCTTGTTGAAGGAGTAGATGTTCAGGACATAGGAAAAGAAAAAGCCGTAGAAAAAGCTTTTGATGAAATTGATGAATTAATAGATAAAATGCAGGTTAGAGATTTTGTAAAGCAGTGA
- a CDS encoding phosphatase PAP2 family protein has translation MLFNILTGEYNIVIIKFLQQFSNPFLDKIAQAVTMTAEEYFLVGFIGIIYLCINKRLGYIMALTILFSSTINYYVKCIFKIKRPIGTQGVRSLRLQTADGYSFPSGHTQGAAVFWGCLIKNIRNRYIDMLGYVMIFLVAISRIYLGVHRPIDVIGGFVFGILCVGIFNRVFRLNVYKKNLLIFILVILPMLTITIYIGDFKLYEELGSILGLISGHNIQEKYIKFNPKTNIRNNLIKIIIAVLGILILKNILDFIFPHTRLISFITYFCILFWITTGNLWIIKKIGLNGV, from the coding sequence TTGCTATTTAATATTTTAACTGGAGAGTATAATATAGTCATAATAAAATTTTTACAGCAATTCTCTAATCCCTTTTTAGATAAAATTGCCCAAGCGGTTACCATGACAGCAGAAGAATATTTTCTAGTTGGATTTATAGGAATAATATATTTATGTATAAATAAGAGGCTTGGATATATAATGGCATTAACAATCTTATTTAGCAGTACAATAAATTATTATGTCAAGTGTATTTTTAAGATAAAAAGACCTATAGGAACCCAAGGTGTGAGGTCTCTTAGACTTCAAACAGCAGATGGATATTCTTTTCCAAGTGGACATACCCAGGGGGCAGCTGTATTTTGGGGATGTTTGATCAAAAATATAAGAAATAGATATATAGATATGCTTGGTTATGTAATGATATTTTTAGTCGCTATTTCAAGAATTTATCTCGGAGTTCACAGACCAATAGATGTTATAGGTGGATTTGTATTTGGTATTTTGTGTGTAGGAATTTTTAATAGAGTATTTAGATTAAATGTATATAAGAAAAACTTACTTATATTTATTTTAGTGATTCTTCCAATGCTTACAATTACCATATATATAGGAGATTTTAAATTATATGAAGAATTGGGGTCTATTCTTGGGCTCATAAGTGGTCATAATATTCAGGAGAAATACATAAAGTTTAATCCTAAAACTAATATAAGAAACAATTTAATAAAAATTATTATAGCAGTCTTAGGAATTTTAATCTTGAAGAATATTTTAGATTTTATTTTTCCTCATACTAGATTAATTTCTTTTATAACTTATTTTTGTATTTTGTT